In Flavobacterium gelatinilyticum, a genomic segment contains:
- a CDS encoding ABC transporter permease codes for MFNIERWQEIFEAISKNKLRTFLTGVSVASGIFILVILLGAGKGLQNGIEKQFERDAAGIIEVWSGTTTKEYKGLNPGRQIQFRNSDYSQSVQKFEDKLDLRASTQNYWGQPFAYGKESGSYQYRGVDPDYGGIENLTIVKGRFVNAKDLESNAKVAVIGMKLKTDLLKDKEAIGEEILINNISFKVIGVFTDPGGEREETRAYLPLSTVQKTFGGGDKISNLFFTLKKTDNYDEALAQSEKFTQDLKDLLKSKNIVAPEDESGVNAYNSVKDAKQFYDLNLYIRLFFWWVGICTIIAGVVGVSNIMLIIVKERTKEIGIRKALGASPFSIISMILHESIFITTIAGFVGLLGSLLLLEFVGPMVQSEFFRNPEVDFSVALTTLFLLVFAGAAAGFFPAYRAAKIKPIVALRDE; via the coding sequence ATGTTTAATATCGAACGCTGGCAGGAAATATTTGAAGCCATTTCAAAAAACAAACTCAGAACCTTTTTGACAGGGGTTTCTGTAGCTTCGGGAATTTTTATTTTGGTGATTTTACTGGGGGCCGGGAAAGGACTTCAGAATGGTATCGAAAAACAATTCGAACGTGATGCGGCAGGAATTATCGAAGTCTGGTCCGGAACGACAACTAAAGAATACAAAGGACTGAATCCAGGAAGACAAATTCAGTTTAGAAACAGCGATTACAGTCAGTCGGTTCAGAAGTTTGAAGATAAATTAGACCTTAGGGCATCAACACAAAATTATTGGGGACAGCCATTCGCTTACGGAAAAGAATCAGGCAGTTATCAGTACCGTGGCGTTGATCCGGATTATGGCGGAATAGAAAACTTAACCATTGTTAAGGGGCGATTTGTGAATGCAAAAGATCTCGAAAGTAATGCAAAAGTGGCGGTTATTGGTATGAAATTAAAAACCGATTTACTTAAAGATAAAGAGGCAATAGGCGAAGAAATCTTAATTAACAATATCAGTTTTAAAGTAATCGGGGTTTTTACAGATCCGGGAGGAGAAAGAGAAGAAACCCGTGCTTACCTGCCATTGTCTACTGTACAGAAGACTTTTGGAGGCGGCGATAAAATAAGTAATTTGTTTTTTACCCTGAAAAAAACAGATAATTACGATGAAGCACTGGCACAATCTGAAAAGTTTACACAAGATTTAAAAGACTTATTAAAAAGCAAAAATATTGTGGCTCCCGAAGATGAAAGCGGTGTAAACGCTTATAATTCGGTAAAAGATGCCAAACAGTTTTACGATCTGAATTTATACATCCGATTGTTTTTTTGGTGGGTGGGTATTTGTACTATTATCGCCGGTGTAGTAGGGGTAAGTAACATCATGCTTATTATCGTAAAAGAAAGAACAAAAGAAATTGGAATTCGTAAAGCATTAGGTGCTTCTCCGTTTTCTATTATTTCGATGATATTGCACGAATCTATTTTTATTACCACAATTGCCGGATTTGTCGGTCTTTTGGGAAGTCTGTTATTATTGGAGTTCGTTGGGCCGATGGTTCAGAGTGAGTTTTTTAGAAATCCCGAAGTAGATTTTAGTGTAGCCTTAACAACACTGTTTTTACTGGTATTTGCCGGAGCGGCAGCAGGATTTTTTCCTGCTTACAGAGCAGCCAAAATTAAACCTATTGTAGCACTTAGAGACGAGTAA
- a CDS encoding ABC transporter ATP-binding protein yields the protein MIEIKDLHKSYKMGSSELHVLKGINFNIAEGELVAIMGSSGSGKSTLLNILGILDEADSGSYILDKTPIKKLNETLASRYRNKFLGFVFQSFNLINYKTALDNVAMPLYYQGIKRKERYEIAMKYLKKVGLGSHSHHLPSELSGGQKQRVAIARALASNPKVLLADEPTGALDTKTSYEVMELIQGINDEGKTILIVTHEPDIAAMCKRNVVLKDGLIIDDKMVEQVRASSYV from the coding sequence ATGATCGAAATCAAAGATTTACACAAATCCTATAAAATGGGAAGTTCAGAGCTGCATGTGTTAAAAGGAATAAATTTTAATATAGCCGAAGGAGAATTAGTAGCGATCATGGGATCATCTGGGTCAGGTAAATCAACCCTTCTTAATATTTTAGGAATTCTGGATGAAGCCGACTCAGGCAGTTATATTTTAGACAAAACGCCAATTAAAAAATTAAACGAAACTTTAGCTTCAAGATACCGCAACAAATTTTTAGGTTTCGTTTTTCAGTCTTTTAATTTAATAAACTATAAAACAGCGCTGGATAACGTTGCCATGCCTTTGTATTATCAGGGAATAAAAAGAAAAGAACGTTACGAAATCGCGATGAAATATCTGAAGAAAGTGGGATTAGGTTCACACTCTCATCATTTACCAAGCGAGCTTTCAGGAGGACAGAAACAGCGTGTAGCCATAGCAAGAGCCCTGGCATCGAACCCAAAGGTTCTGCTGGCAGATGAACCTACCGGAGCTTTGGATACCAAAACTTCTTATGAAGTGATGGAACTGATTCAGGGAATTAACGACGAGGGCAAAACGATTTTGATCGTAACGCACGAACCTGATATTGCTGCAATGTGCAAAAGAAATGTAGTCCTGAAAGACGGATTAATTATCGATGATAAAATGGTAGAACAAGTTAGAGCTTCATCTTATGTTTAA
- a CDS encoding ABC transporter permease, with protein sequence MFSRDNWDEILQALTANVFRTILTAFGVFWGIFILVILLAAGNGLENGVKKGFDGIATNTMFMWSQTTSKAYKGLPKTRRYDFRNSDVAALKAALPDLLYVSPRNQLGDFNGTNNVVRGTKTSSFTIYGDYPELIKQQPMDIIKGRFMNQQDIKEKRKIAVIGKGVISELYGKEEEAIGTYIKINGINFMVVGIYKSKQQGGNAEQEQKNIFIPFTTFQQAFNYGDKVGWMAITAKDDKSITELKPKILEIIRALHSVHPNDERAVGNFDLYEQFNKVQSLFNILKVIAYFVGTLVLISGVIGISNIMLIVVKERTKEIGIRRALGATPAAIRGQILTESIFLTIVSGMLGIAVATGIIALLNMALDSMPPGNDTMFANPSVDLGVVFVALIILVGSGLLAGFIPAQTAINVKPVDALRTE encoded by the coding sequence ATGTTTAGCAGAGATAATTGGGATGAAATTTTACAGGCTTTAACAGCCAACGTCTTTAGGACAATTCTAACCGCATTTGGGGTATTTTGGGGTATTTTTATTTTAGTAATACTGCTTGCTGCCGGAAATGGTCTGGAGAACGGAGTGAAAAAAGGGTTTGACGGAATTGCCACAAACACAATGTTTATGTGGAGCCAGACTACCTCTAAAGCTTATAAAGGACTGCCTAAAACACGTCGTTACGATTTTAGAAACAGTGATGTTGCTGCTTTAAAAGCGGCACTGCCTGATTTATTGTATGTATCGCCCCGAAATCAGTTAGGGGATTTTAACGGCACCAACAATGTAGTACGTGGTACAAAAACATCTTCTTTTACTATTTATGGGGATTATCCGGAACTGATAAAACAACAGCCAATGGATATCATAAAAGGAAGATTTATGAATCAGCAGGATATTAAGGAAAAAAGAAAAATTGCTGTAATTGGTAAAGGAGTCATCAGTGAACTTTATGGAAAAGAAGAAGAAGCTATTGGAACCTATATAAAAATCAACGGTATAAATTTTATGGTTGTTGGGATTTATAAATCCAAGCAGCAGGGCGGAAATGCAGAACAGGAACAAAAAAATATATTTATTCCTTTTACGACTTTTCAGCAGGCATTCAATTATGGTGATAAAGTAGGCTGGATGGCTATCACGGCAAAAGATGATAAATCGATCACCGAATTAAAACCGAAAATTCTGGAAATAATAAGAGCACTTCATTCGGTTCATCCTAATGACGAAAGAGCGGTAGGGAATTTTGATTTGTATGAACAGTTCAATAAAGTGCAGAGTTTGTTTAATATTTTGAAAGTTATTGCTTACTTCGTAGGAACATTAGTTTTGATTTCGGGAGTAATAGGTATTTCAAATATTATGCTCATTGTAGTTAAAGAACGTACCAAGGAAATAGGAATCAGGAGAGCTCTTGGAGCAACGCCGGCAGCTATTCGCGGACAAATTTTAACTGAATCAATATTTTTAACTATCGTTTCAGGAATGCTGGGTATTGCCGTCGCAACCGGAATTATTGCGCTTTTGAATATGGCTCTCGATTCGATGCCGCCGGGAAATGACACGATGTTTGCCAATCCAAGCGTCGATTTAGGAGTTGTATTTGTGGCCTTAATAATATTAGTAGGATCCGGTTTGCTGGCAGGATTTATTCCGGCACAAACTGCAATAAACGTGAAGCCTGTAGATGCTTTGCGAACAGAATAA